The DNA segment GGTGAGTGAAGCCTTTTGCGATTTTTGTTTCTGTTATCCCATCATTTGTCTTTAACCAAACATCAGAGGATCAGGAATTTgtaattatacttttatttattttcagtttAATGCTTCCGATCTTTAGGTTTGGTTTTGTCTGTTTGATCTTGCTGCAGTGTTTGAGTTTCTCGGGAACGTTCCTCTGCTACAGAGGCTTCCTGGCTCGTCTGTAAGGAAGATATCTGAGCTTGTAATTCCCAAATATTATGGTAATAGAATTTTGGTTTTGAAGATTTTACCTCTTTTGTTGTTGAATTGTATTTTGTGTGGCGAATTAGGTGggaaaatgttaaaaaaaatgttcgAATAACTGTAGTTTCATTATTATTGCTATTTGgcttaattttgttttagtccggaaatttttaattataagttttgtcaccaaaattgaataataaattcattttaatctCTCAGATATAAAATCTAGGGTTTTAATCCTGTATCTAGACTGCGTTAACGGAAATGGAAAAtggtaatgtattttttaacatttgacggactaaaatgataattttaattttaatttgggaaCCAAAAGTTAATGTCGAATTTCAGGAACTAAATAACATAGTTAAGtgttatgattatttttatttttattatgcttTGAGAATTAGAGTATTTTAGAAGATTTATAGTATGCAGAATTTCGACAATCGATTGGAAGTGTTTTTTTCATTTCTGGAAGGATGCCTGATGAACTGGTATAAGCAAGCATTAATGTTTTCAAGTCTTGAATGATGAATTATTATGTAGAGCCGAGAGAGTATGTTGTTCGTGAGGGAGAACGTGGGGATGGTTTTTACTTCATCTGGGAAGGAGAGGTATGCTCATTTTTCATGTTATATTTGAATTGAAAATTGTGTACAAAATGGTCATTGGATCAGTTGAAGTGATGTAGATTCAgatttaaaagaatttgtttatGCAACTTCAAAGTTTCAGTTTTGTGCTGAATATTCAGTTTCCTGGCTTGCAGGCTGAGGTTGTTGGCTCTGTTAATGCTGATGATGATAATCATCCAGAGTTTCTATTGAAAAGATATGACTACTTTGGTTTTGGTAATAAACTTCATTCTTATGTAGCTATTGCTGATAATAATGTAGCTATGCTTCAAGACTGCTGTTTATTGTTGCTAACACCCTCAAAGGTGTAGGCCTGTTAGGTCTAGGAGTTTTGGTCATCATGATTTGGTTATTGTTAATTATATCAGTTAGATTTTCAGGAAAATAtcttgtaatatttttattgtatctTTTTAAACAATTTAGAGCATCTTAGATGATCTATTAGGAATGGTTTCCTGATTTTGTTTCATTTCCTTATTTAATTAGGATTAGAGTTCAGTAATGGTACAGATAAGGTTTAGTGGTTCAAATTTTAACACATCTATATATGCAAGAATATTCTTAAAATCACCTTTCTATCAATGAAAGCCTCTTTTTCTCCTCTACTTGAACCATTTAATTTTAACTTGGTGTGTTATGACTCAGTGGTCAAGAGTTCTAACCTTGCCACTTCCATTCCTTGAAAAAGAAAGACTTTAAGGAGAAGGTAAGGTACCAGTGCATTGTTCATGTTTCAAGCTCAATGGGCTTTGGCTTGAGGGGCGTGTTACCAATATAAAACCATTTATGTGTGTTGACTTGACCACATAAGCCTTGGGAATATTTGGTTCCTGACAATAGTATCAAAGTGATGCCAAATTATACAACCTATCCTGTAATTATTCAATTGACGAATTCATCCCAGATTTGTATGTGGTCTATTTCTCGGTAAATCAACCCACAACTGTATCCCTGACTGAAATGGTTATCAAGTTTCAGTTTCACTGAAGTTGGGAAATCCTCCTCACTGGTTTTGTAAGCTTTGCCTTTTTGGCACACTAGAGTGCATGCTCTTTAAAGTCATTGTCTCTGCAGTTGTATTCTTTGGATGTCATTGGATAGATCCATCCCTGTTGCTCCCTTTCACCATATTCTTGTGGTTCTTTGGCTCCCTTGGACTAATGATTTTGTGTTTAGTAATTTGGTTTGATATCTTCTCCATCTCTCCATCTCTCCATCAGGTTTAGCGTGTTGATTTGACATGTCCTTTTATCCATCAGGTTTGATATGTATCTTGGCAATCTTTGTGGTGTTTATTTTCTCTGGGTTCTACCCTTTATCTCCTTTTCTGGATGTTTGTTCTTCCAACATCCTTATGTTGTTTGGTTACGTTTTTAAAGCTTGATCTTTGCTCTATTCCCTTTCTGATATTATTGTTGGTTTTCCAATTCTCACAGCATTGAAGAAAagagttaaattaaaaaaattacatgtcTTGTAATTCTGACAAACCTTTCTACTGATTAGTATGTCTTCCTGTTGGCAACCATTTTGGCTTTCCACTAACAATCATACTAGTAGTGACTTTTTGTCATGTTGACACACCATAATACTTGATGAGCTTGGTTGGGAAAGAAGTTTTAGTTCTTGTATAATTGCTTAccaggatttttttttatgtttctgctgacaaaatctcttctttattggTCATGCAACACTCTGACCCACTGTTTTAGGTGATGATCTTTACAACCATCATGCTGAATTAGTTTTTCAGAACTGAAAGAACAAAAATTAGTTTTGAATTTTGTAATTACACAAATGAGGTTTGACTGCTCTAAAAAGCACACAtctaatttgatatttttgtgAATAAGCTTTTTGTCTCGAGTTATCATGTTACATTGGGTAGTGAGGGATACTATTGCTATATACCTATAATTACAGGGTTATCAAATGAAGTTCACCGTGCTGATGTCATAGCTTTGACGAAGGTGCCTTTTGGTTTCTTTCCCTATTGTTTTCCAATGTCTACATGATATGTAAACaaacactttttttattctACAGCAATTGTTTATGTTGATGTGACAGCTATCATGCTTGGTACTGCCCCATGAGCATTCAGCATTGCTGCAGTCGAACTCTATCTGGAGTGCAGAAAAATCGGTTGATACATGCTCACTTGTGGAGCATATACTGCATTTGGAACCTATAGAGGTATCCATATATAGTATATAATGTAATAGACTGAGAAGGAAAAGGAAACTAGTTAGACATCATTGTCCTAGTTTATCTTTGATATCAAGTAGGCTATATTTTGTATGGTTCCTCCTTGTATCATTCTATTAGTATATAATGTAATAGACTGAGAAGGAAAAGGAAACTAGTTAGACATCATTGTCCTAGCTTATCTTTGATATCAAGTAGGCTATATTTTGTATGGTTCCTCCTTGTATCAttctattctttctctttgGTAGGTAGATATCTTCCGAGGAATCACTCCTCCAGATGCTCCAAAATTTGGAAAAGTATTTGGTGGACAAATTGTTGGACAGGTATGAAAACACCCCTTAATGCCATAAACAGAATTCTACTTAGCATCACTTTATAGGAAATGATTGCTTACAAGGTAATATATAATTTACAGGCACTGGCTGCAGCATCAAAATCTGTTGATTGTCTTAAAGTTGTTCACAGCTTGCATGTCTATTTTCTTCTTGTGGGGGATTTTAACAGTAAGTGTGCTTAATCCGAACTTCATTGACAATACTCCCATGTAGCTCCATATTTTGTCTCTTTGTACCATTTTCGCTTACTTGAaagattcattttcttttcttggtCCTCCTGCTACATTGTTTTGTAGAAGAACCTTTTCTTCTATTGTTTTTTTGTGATTAACATTTGCAAATCGcagcaatttttttaaaagatggcAGTTTAATGACTTTCTTGTTGAAAAAACATCCTCCTGGCTTTTTCATGTTTTCatcatttctttttttaatgttgTGCATGTTTATATTTGTTGGATAGCTTGTACTGCATATTTGTGCTTAAATGTAAGTAATTTGAACTACTTTATGGGTTGTTAGTTAAACTCAATACTGTCAAGTAACTTCAATGTTTTGTTCTCGACAATTGCAGGCTCTGAATAGTTCTTGAGTTAGTTTTATCTTAACTTTCTATAGTCCTCTAACAAAGTTTCTATTGTCTAAGGCGACAAATCATATTTAAGTAAATCATGTAATGAATGTTGTACTAAAGAggtaaaagagaaaaaagtgGCAGTACCAAAAATGAAATGTTAAGATGGATGTGTGGCTAAACAAGAAAATACATGatatgaataattatatatgGAAAGGAAAATATTAGTGTGACACTATTAGGACTTAAGCAGAAGACAAGCTCAACCCAAAAGACTAATCCATTAGGTAGGAGAGTCTCAAGGCTTGAGTATCATATCAAGTAGTTATCCTACTCAATGTGGGACTTCTAACATTACCACCTATTTAAGGACCGATGTTTACGATGGCTTCACCCTGTTGATATTGAACCAGTAGTAGCACTTTTCTCCTTGAGAGGCTTGCATCATCTTTTCGCAGCCCAACTCTATAAAAAGGCCAATTGCCGGGTCTTAAGAATAAGAAGAGAGTCCAACTTAAAAGATTAGTCCATTACGTAGAAAAGCCTTACGGCTTAAGTACCAAGTATCTCATCCTACTCACTATTatcattttatcattatttgAAGTCTTGAACTTGGTGTTTTGTTATCATTTTACTGTTATTTGAAGGTTTGAACTTGCTATTGTTATTAGTTTTGTGtctgtttttaattatttatttaatgaaaatttattttggctctatatgtatatattgtatttttatttcttccGGCATGCATTCTGCAACAAACCGCAATACCATTATATATCAAGTTTGGTGTCTTTTTGTCTTCCAGTACCCATTATATATCAAGTTAGCCGTGTCCGTGATGGGAAGAGTTTTGCTACTAGGAAAGTGGATGCAATTCAAAAGGGAAACGTCATATTCACAATGCTGGCTTCATTTCATGTATTTCTCAATTCCACATTCTTCTTGACATGGAATATGATAAAATTTCTGTTTATTTAGCTCTGAATCTGGTTAAGTTATGCTTTCTCTTTTTGCATATTTGGTTATCATTCTTAATTGAATATATAGTCTATAATAGGGAATTTTTTTAAGGTTAATCCCATGCGGTTTTCTTTAGTTTAACATTTCCTACTTGTACATAGGGATGACAAAAAAATCTATTTTCGTGGATATCCGTGAATAGTATTGTAAATAGACATCTTTAATGGATACCTAGAGATAATGGATATGAATATTATAGTTATCCACTTGTTGATGGAACTAATATGGTTATTATGGAATCCAACCCACATATATCCACTACctgttaattattattaatgaattttaatttgaatatttttagaaaaaaaatatagcaatcaaaataaattattggtgAAAGAATcgttttgaatttaattttatatatttatattttttatacctatgaaattgaaattatttttaaaaagattaattttttaatctttctagatatttaaatttgttttttagaaAGACCAAATTTATTacactaatattttattatacaattttattttaattatactttaaaattaattttttatttgagtttatgttaaagaattaatttttgaatatttttatttaaaattaaaatgttaaaattaaaatattcatgaATACCAGTGGGTATAAAAGAAATCCATAGATATTTTTTGCAGATATCCAATAGGTAGCGAGGTTTTTTAGACTAGATGAATGGTCATTTGGAGAACATGGGGCAGTGCAACTATATAACATGGCATTCTTGGCATTGATACAATAAAACATGTTTAAAGAATTAACAAAACCCCGATGCAAAAGTGGAATACCATCAATAACTTTGCTATGAAAagcatttatatttatttgggTATGGTCATATAAGCTTTAGTGCTGTTAGGAGGAGTAGGTACGTTGATGCAGCATTAACAATTAGTACATGAGATGCTATCTAGCATTGGAAATATAATTGGAAGAGTATGAATCTGAGTTTCCCCTTTTctagtattattttttaatgattacaaAATATAACATATAATGTAGCTTTCTTTAAGCCGTTTTCATTTTGATTGACATATGATCTTTTAGCACATATGCTCTTGCTCTTGTCAAGATATTATTCTCTAAATTCAGGAGCACATTTAACTTTGTTATTATTCTAAATCTACAGAAGGAAGAATTGGGGTTTCAGCACCAGGAAGTGTCTATCCCATCAGTCCCTGCTCCAAATAAGGCAAGTGACTAGCTTATATTCATAAAAACAGTTATGGATATATTAGACTGTtatatttctttctttgttATAGCTTTTGTCGTTGGAAGAGCTTCGGGAGCTACGTCTTACCGACCCTCGCCTTCCAAGGTAATAATATCTAGCACATCATGCTTGATGCTacagttttgttttttttttactttttctttggTTCAACTCCTAAGAATACtgaagattttctttgccataaCGCAAAAAATTGTTGCCTCAGAACTTACCGGAACAAGGTGGCTACAGTTGAATTCATTCCGTGGCCAATAGAGATACGGTTCTGTGAACCTAGAGCTTCAACAAATCAGACCAAATCTCCCCCTAGGTTAGCTAGATTCTCTGCCAATTTGTGCTTGCTTTTTTACTGGTCTTTTATGCTATGTTTGTGTCAGAGATTTGGGGAGAGAAGGGAAAGGATTGGTGTACCATTCCAGATACATCATTATTGAATCCTTTGCCTTATTTTCTCTGTAAATCATTTTTAAAGACTTAATGCTAGGGAATTTTAATGCTGCATATTATATATCTTATTACAAATTTGACTGCAGTTTGAGATACTGGTTCCGAGCAAGGGGAAAACTTTCAGATGATCAGGCCTTGCACAGGTACATAATTTCTATTACCTTTGGATATGTTCAGTTCTGAGTAGCTTTGTGAAATTGTCCTATGCATGAGCTAGGAGGGCTTTAATTGATGTGCTAAGGCTTGCATTTCTAGGAGAGCCTATTACTATAAATAGTTTCAAGTTCTGTTATAATTTGTGTTGCCTTGGGAAAAGGAAAACTTGTGTAGTAAGAAAGACCAAGCTTGGAGAGTTTGAGACACAATGCATAGGGCCATTTTACTTTACCGAAATTAAACTCTTACTACGTAGAAGAATGAGAGAGGCAAGGATTAAATTAATGACCTATTGTGTGTCTTTCTTTTATTGATTGATATGATCATATTTGGCTTTAATACCATATCAAGACCAACTAGTCCAAAAGCTTATTAACGCTTTTATAGTAAAAGCTCTTCAGTGcttttatatataatagtaaGTGAATCGGGTTTGTGTTGCAGGTGTGTGGTAGCATACACTTCAGATCTAATCTTTCTTCAAGTGAGTTTGAATCCCAACCGTAGGAAGGGCATGAAGGCACGCGCTGTAAGTCTGGACCACTCGTAAGTATCTGAGTCATGTAATGTGTAATTTGTACTTCCGTCCCACAACGACTATAGTTTTAGTCATCTGAAACTTTTCCAATTGACTTAATTTCTCTCCTTCCAATGATGCATTAGTTTTTCTCATCCTAATTTGTCTTCAAATTAATTACACTCTCGGTCTCGATCAAAAGTATGCTTTACTAAAAGAATGACGCTTTTTAAGTCAAAGTTGTTTGAAGAAGTGGTATATTTATTGTTGTTTGTGTGAAATGACCTTAAACCATAGTCACTGTAAAACAGATAGcgtatattaacattatttttggTGTAAAAGGAAGTATATTAACATAACACTGAGACAAACTAAAAGTTTTCAACTAACAAGTTGTTCCTAGCatcaaaataacattaaaaaaaaaactacaagtTTTCGAGCTATGATTatgaattttctttcttttttgtttgaTGTTTTGTTGGTTTTATTTCAGCATGTGGTTTCACAGACCTTTAAGAGCCGATGACTGGGTGCTATTTGTGGTGAGTACCGTAAAGTGTTTCATTATTTTAGGAAAGTTAAAACAACAAAATTCTTGGTAAAGTTATTTTTAGGAACAAAAAATCATTCAAACAGCTAATAAGTCAATAAATTGGTTACTCGTTAACCACTCTTTGAATATCATTAACTATTTAATTAGACAgtgttttataaattaaaaatacttttcctcaaaaaatatttctttttaatttgttttttttttcattctgtGAAGTtgttaatacttgttttacagaTCTCCAGTCCTACTTCCTGTAATGCCCGTGGCTATGTTACTGGCGAAATGTTCAATCAAAAGGGAGAGGTAAGGGATTATCTCTTCACATCACTTTATCACACACTCTTGATTATCCATATTTGGTTGTATGatcaagatttttttattttactctcTCGATGAATATGCCCAAGGGGGATAGAAGACATATTTAGTGATAGTTtgaagaataaataaattttgaggATATAACCATGGTTTTGGTTAGATAAACTTTTTCAACACAATAAGAGAAAAGAAATATGAAAGGGTGCTTGTTTCATGTTATCTTCTTTTATTTCCAGAAAAAAATGGGGatgagaataaatatttttttgttctttgggaaactaagaaaatataatttcacCAAACATTTTAATACTCTAACATTTTAAGCGGTTAATATCCAGAGGAGGTGGATATTTCCTTTCCATTAGTTATTATCTATATCTAAAATAACTACTCATCCTCACTGCCCTCTACTTTTCTggtacttttaatttttaacgtAGTAAGTTTAATATTTACTTTGTCTAAAATTACTAGATAAATTTTTTGGGTATAATACTCCTAGGAATATAATTCTTGGGAATGCAAAGTTATACCGTGAAACAAACTTCCtccaacaaaattaattaaaaccaaacatattgaaaaaTCGGGCAAAAGCATCATGACTATAGTTAGCCATAAGATAAGAGGAAAAGTCCAAATAGGGCGAATATTTTTCGATATTTCTGtatgttaaaataaatgtatttcaaattttaaacacACTCTCATTTAACTTTTTTGAAACTGGGGTTGTTACATTACTTTTACATAGGAAGTTCGATATATTTAACTTGTACGGAACATATTTGGGTCTACAGAATTGTTCATGACCTTTCAATATTCTTTCTTGTTAAATGAGAATTCACAGTAAAACTTATTAAGTTCTTATTAGTTTATTCAGTAAGCTTAACCATTAAGTCTTTTATGAGTTTTTATATGGTAAAATAAGTCGAATATGCGATTAATACATGAACTATCTCTTTTCAGCAGTAGTTTTTCCTCTTTTCCCTGGTTCATTTTGTCTTAAGGTTTTTTTCTGTTTGGGAACTTGCAGCTTCTTGTATCAGTGGTTCAAGAAGGTCTAATGAGGGAAGTGATTTCTCCAAATTCAGCCACCAAATCTAAACTGTAAATAGCCAAGAAGGCAAAGGACTTgtgattttctttttagttatgTGTTGTTTTAATGCATGGTCATCACAAATTATTTGGTTTTCGTTCTGTGGTGAATTCTAGAGTGAACCATCTAATTGGTGGTGCACCTATACAGCACCATCAcataaagttatatatatatatatatatatatatatatatatatatttcatcaATGGTTGAAATCTGTGATGTGACTGAAAACTGGTTGATGTCTTAGGATTGGAGGTGTTCTATACTTAGTAATTAGTATCTTACGATTCACTATATGTATCGTACGAAACGATATAGTTTTATTCTCCCACGATACGAATCGTGTAAACAATCTTTTTCGTCCCTGAATCAAAGTTGTATCGTGCGATTTGTACGAAGAATCGCTGAATCGCGAAATGAAACGATTCTGTATTGTGCGAATCAGTGTGGATTTTAAAAGATGAGTAAATAAAAGAAGATAGACataatttgtttaataacaTGTATGCAccacattatttttttagagGTTGTTTTGGTAAAATtgtgtgatatatatatatatatatatataaaatttattgtatcTTGCATGTATACACATCttatatatttaagtatatattaaatatttatgaatcTTAAAATTCACGATACAAAACGATTTACTATTCATAATATCAACTCTTCGATACAGTACTTGTATCTCGATTCTACTATCATGATATGCAAAAGCATCATTTGGGATTGGGTtatgtgttttattttattttttattgttattattatgagTGAAGGGGTTTAGGGATGATGTTTACATGAGTTCATAACTAAAACGGATGAGACCAAGGCAAATCTTCTTCGCCTAACACTGTTATTGAACTCTCCAATCAGAAGAATGGTTCAGCTATTATACCATGTATAAAACGATACAATAATTTAACAAAACCAAGGAGGactataaactaaaaaaaaactttgggGACTAAATAATTGAATTAATGAATTGTCAGCATACCAGAATTATCTTTTAATCCATCTTCTAAGTCTATCCTAATGGTTGCTTCATGCACTCTCTGTTGAAGAAGTTTAAAATGTCCATACATATTCAAATTGCGAAATTGAGAACATGTTCtacattatataatttgaaaaatattttaaaatattctgaatttataaattatataatctagatcatatagtttaaaaatatattttatatataatttaaaatgtaatttagATTAGATAATctgaaaaatattatagattGTAAATGTAATGTATAAATATTCTAAATTGtgtaatttaaaacaatttaagaacatttcaaattgtacaatcttggtataatctaaaatatatttttggatttggaaatatattttaaatgatataatttatagtatttttttaattgtataaaaatttaaattatataatccacaATATATTACATTCCAAAACAATTGTCTTTTTAGAAACATACTTAGATAATTAGTATgacaagaagaaaaaataatacacTGAATAttcacaatttaaaatatatatggcCTATCATAATCAATTCTGGCTAATTATACCAATATAAACATCTATGAtagaactaaaaataatatttatgtagGTTATACCTTTGAGCATTCTAATAATAATTGTTTCattttcctcttcttccttgttgtcatataaaaaatcatatcttttgaatttagtttattaaaaaatactctACTAATTTAAGAAGTTCAATACTACCGTCATTGGATTCATTTCTACTAATATTCCACAACCTTTTctcttctattttttatattatacacttatatttttctaaacaaAAGTTGAAAGTTGGAATGAATATGAAACAACTATTAgtctttttttatctattttgatTCTCTTAAAGAATGAATGAAGAAGCATGTTTGATTCCTCTCAcagaacaagaaaaaaaatatgattgggCACTTGTACCTAAGTATTGAAGGACACTAGTTTCTAACAAATGTTTTTTAGGGTCATATTTGGTCTTCCAGGAAAATAAGAAGATGATAGAGGCAAAGGACTTATATGGTAGTCATGGATCCCTCAAGAGGAAGTAAGTAATATGAATGTTAATTTAAGTATGCATTACATTAACAACTCAtttataattacaataataagatttttctttgattttttttttctaatttggtGTTATTGAATACAAAATGCAATTTAGATTTTATAGTAATATAAACACAcgaatgttatttatttatttatttattttattttgtatagcTGATAAAAGAAACAATATAAACggaaaccaaataaaaaaatattatctagaTTCACTAATTTCATATAATAGTggataattttctaaaattatgcCCTAACTTTTAACTCTATATCCCTAAAAGATAGATGAATAACTGACCACTTTATTTgaacttaattaaatttaaaacagaAACTGAAATTTTAAGTACTAAATTCTCTTCCTTTAACTATATACAAGtgcatttaatttaattctaaTGTTTCAATTATGCCCAACATATTGCATCTACCTAATAAATATATCGAGCATGATTACAATGTCcaaatatattcttttatctaccattcaataaattttaaatataaaataacgaTAGTTAATGACaaaatgtttaattaaaaattatattacatgAGTTATCATTATCAAATTCATGTATTTTACCAAAGAACATCATCAAAAGTATCTATATCTTTCTTAGCTTGATTCTATCCACAATATAGAAAAGTTagccaaaagaaaaaaagtaagtTTATAAATATTACTTCATGATAAGTTGTTTCTAAAGTTCACTCTCTTCCTAATTCAATATATTAGTTTAATATTGAAATAAGCCAACAACGTCTGGGTGGTGTAGTTGGTTATCACGCTAGTCTCACACACTAGAGGTCCCCGGTTCGAACCCGGGCTCAGACAATATCCAATTTCAttacttttaattgttttatgttcttggttgatgcataaatttttcttcataaagttctttcaatttttttgttgaCTTTTAGCAAGTGAAACTGAAAAGGTGTTCATTCAAcaattaatttttcttatgtTTGGTCTTGACACTTCCTATGAGTTTAGGATTATCAGCATCATATCTCACTCCTCAACTTTACATCCTTTCTGCCAATCTAGAAAACAGTGGTGAATGCTTATAATTTATTGAAGAATATGATGCAATATactttcttcttccttgatcAGTGAAGATTTATGAGTGTCTGAAAACCTGGAGCCAATCAACTACTTCATTATAATACAAAACTGTTAGCTAAGACATCAATGAAGTAACTAGTAATGTGCTTCTTTTAATAGACAATAAGATATAGTGGTAGCTTCAGAAATGCCCAACAAGGAATTGATATTGTTGATATATACAAATCAGATATATAGTTCTTAATGTTATGTTCTAAGAGTTAAGCAGTGTCATCTAACTGCTTGTTAAGGAGAGTAGTAAGAGGAGATATTTAACTAATTTGTGACAGAAATTGTCATTTTGAAATGGATATTCTGAGATGGATACTCCAATGAAGAGCCTAAAGCCAGAAAAACAAGTGATATATTTGCAGTTCAAGGTCTGAGATAAAAGTGTTGTAGTTGAAGCATATTTTAAATTGAGTAACTAGACTCATGGGTACCATGAACTCCGTTCACTCAATGTCATTTTACACTGTTATATATCAGCAAAGAAAATTTCAATGAACATCATTTCTTCTATTTTAGGGTCtaaaaaaattgagttttgaAGAGGAAATTACTAAATGTTTTGTGATGGTCCTTCTTAACTGCAAAGGGTGCTTAAAGTGCTGGTGTTTTAGCACCTTAAAAGAGTATTCTAGGGGTCATCTTTATGAAGCTCGGATACGGCTAAAAATGTGTTGTCGGTGTGTCCGATACACCGCGGACACAGACACAGACACGCGGCGGAAGCGTG comes from the Phaseolus vulgaris cultivar G19833 chromosome 8, P. vulgaris v2.0, whole genome shotgun sequence genome and includes:
- the LOC137825616 gene encoding acyl-CoA hydrolase 2-like, whose amino-acid sequence is MAKEEVFEFLGNVPLLQRLPGSSVRKISELVIPKYYEPREYVVREGERGDGFYFIWEGEAEVVGSVNADDDNHPEFLLKRYDYFGFGLSNEVHRADVIALTKLSCLVLPHEHSALLQSNSIWSAEKSVDTCSLVEHILHLEPIEVDIFRGITPPDAPKFGKVFGGQIVGQALAAASKSVDCLKVVHSLHVYFLLVGDFNIPIIYQVSRVRDGKSFATRKVDAIQKGNVIFTMLASFHKEELGFQHQEVSIPSVPAPNKLLSLEELRELRLTDPRLPRTYRNKVATVEFIPWPIEIRFCEPRASTNQTKSPPSLRYWFRARGKLSDDQALHRCVVAYTSDLIFLQVSLNPNRRKGMKARAVSLDHSMWFHRPLRADDWVLFVISSPTSCNARGYVTGEMFNQKGELLVSVVQEGLMREVISPNSATKSKL